From one Triticum urartu cultivar G1812 chromosome 3, Tu2.1, whole genome shotgun sequence genomic stretch:
- the LOC125548115 gene encoding zinc finger MYM-type protein 1-like codes for MEHGLTFSRVRGQGYDGASNMKGHVNVLKKLIMDESPSAYYVHCFAHQLQLSLVAVAKENCDCVLFFQQLANLLNVLGMSCKKIRMLRVAQAERIIQALELEEIETGKGMNQEMGLSRPGDTRWGSHHKTIMHILRMYPSIRLVLIKISKDQTQSNEAMLAETMLTYFESFDFVFMAHLLQTIFGHTDDLSRALQKKDQDIVNAIELIHLTKIQLQLLRDDGGWETFLEEVTSYCVKDKVRVPQMGGQYKPPGRPSRFYKNLTNLHHFHVQMFLALIDRQLRELGDRFDEVNTELLHCMGSFSPVNSFAAYDKENLVKLAHLYPLGFTEEDLMHIPYQLTHFITDMRRDERFRKVKNIVDLSIMLVETNKSVTYNLV; via the coding sequence ATGGAACATGGTTTGACCTTCTCTAGAGTACGTGGGCAAGGATACGATGGTGCCAGCAACATGAAGGGTCATGTCAATGTCCTAAAGAAACTAATTATGGATGAGTCCCCTTCTGCCTATTATGTGCATTGTTTTGCTCATCAACTTCAGTTATCTCTAGTTGCTGTTGCTAAGGAGAACTGTGATTGTGTTTTGTTCTTTCAACAACTTGCTAATCTTTTGAATGTTCTTGGGATGTCTTGTAAGAAGATTAGAATGCTTCGTGTGGCTCAAGCTGAACGGATTATTCAAGCATTGGAATTGGAGGAAATTGAAACTGGTAAAGGCATGAATCAAGAGATGGGTTTGAGTAGGCCGGGTGACACTCGTTGGGGATCTCACCACAAAACTATCATGCATATTCTCCGCATGTATCCATCAATCCGGCTAGTTCTCATCAAGATATCTAAAGATCAAACTCAAAGCAATGAGGCTATGCTTGCTGAAACCATGTTGACATATTTTGAGTCATTTGACTTTGTTTTCATGGCACACTTGTTGCAAACCATATTTGGGCACACCGATGACTTAAGTCGTGCTTTGCAAAAGAAAGATCAAGACATTGTTAATGCCATTGAACTCATTCATTTGACAAAGATTCAATTGCAGTTGTTGAGAGATGATGGTGGATGGGAAACTTTTCTTGAAGAGGTTACTTCTTATTGTGTCAAGGATAAAGTCAGAGTTCCTCAAATGGGTGGTCAGTACAAGCCTCCTGGAAGACCCTCAAGATTCTACAAAAATCTCACGAATCTCCACCACTTCCATGTTCAGATGTTTTTGGCTCTTATTGATAGGCAACTTCGAGAGCTTGGAGATAGATTTGATGAGGTAAACACCGAATTACTTCATTGCATGGGATCATTCAGTCCGGTTAATTCTTTTGCTGCTTATGATAAGGAAAACTTGGTTAAGCTTGCACATCTTTATCCTTTGGGTTTCACGGAGGAAGATTTGATGCATATTCCATATCAACTTACACACTTCATTACTGATATGCGTAGAGATGAGAGGTTTAGAAAGGTGAAAAATATAGTTGACCTTTCTATTATGCTTGTTGAGACAAACAAGAGTGTCACTTATAACCTTGTTTAG